From the genome of Solanum stenotomum isolate F172 chromosome 5, ASM1918654v1, whole genome shotgun sequence:
AACTAAGATGGtgcatttccattttccaaaagagGCAGTCCTTGAATGGAAAGGTAATGTTGGGGTGCCAAGAGGTaagtttatttcttattttaaggCTAAGAAGATGATGACCAAAGGTTACATATGCCATTTAGTAAGAGTGAGAAATATAGATGCAGATCCACCAACTCTTCAATTTGTTCCGGTGGTAAATGAATTTCCTGATGTATTTCCTGAAGATCTTCCAGGTTTGCCTCCAGAACGAGAAgtagagtttggtattgatataatttcagatactcaacctatctccattcctccatatagaatggcccAGGCAGAATTAcgggagttgaaggaacaattaaaTATAGAATGATTTGTTAGAAAAGGGACAATTAAATATAGAATGATTTGTTAGAAAAGGGATTCATAAGGCCTAGTATGTCCCCTTGGGGAGCACCAGTTTTATTTGTACGCAAGAAAGATGGGTCAttgagaatgtgtattgattaccgacagttgaataaggtagcgattaagaacaaatatcccctcccaagaattgatgatttgtttgatcagttacatgGTGCTAAgtgcttttcaaaaattgacttgaggtcgggttatcaccaagtgAGGGTCAGAGATCAAGATATACCCAAGACGGCTTTTCGAACATGGTATGGTCATTTCGAGTTTTTAGTTATGTCATTCGGGCTAACAAATGCACCAGcagcttttatggatttgatgaatagggtgttcaagccatttttgGATGTGTTCGTGATAGTAATTATAGATGACATTATGGTGTATTCAAGATCTGAAGAGGACCATGCTAATCACTTGCGGCAGGTGTTACAGATTCTTCGTGATCGAAAGTTGTACgcaaagttctctaaatgtgagttttggttaagatCTATGGCATTCTTGGGTCATATTGTATCTGATGAAGGAGTAAGGgttgatacccaaaagatagaAGCTGTGAAGAACTGGACAAGACCTACAACACCTACGGAGGTTCATAGTTTCCTTAGGTTGGCaagttattatagaaggtttgttgaaggatttgcTTCTATTTCCGCACCATTAACAAAACTAACACAAAAAGAAGTCAAGTTCCAGTGGAGCGATGCGTGTGAAAGAAGCTTCCAAGAATCGAAGAATAAATTGACTTCTACACCTATATTGGTACTTCCAGAAGGCACGAAAGGGTACgtagtgtattgtgatgcatcagGAGTGGGCTTAGgatgtgtgttgatgcaggatggTAAGGTGATAGCTTATGCCTCAAGGCAGTTACGGTCACATGAGAAAAACTATCCAACCCTTGATCTAGAGCTAGCAGCAGTtgtgtttgctttgaagatatggcgccactacttgtatggtgttcacgttgatatatatactgatcacaagagtttgcaatacatctttaagcaaaaggatctgaatttgaggcagcgaaggtggcttgagttattaaaggattatgacattGATATCTTCTATCATCCCGGGAAGGTAAATGTTGTAGCTGATGCTTTAAGTCGTAAAATGATGGCAAGCACTTATGAGCAGTCCATAGGAAGGCAGCAAATAACTAAAGATCTACGTCAATTAGCTAGCTTGGGGGTTCGCCTTCTTGAATCTCCAGATGAAGGAGTTATTGTCCAAAATGCTGCAGAATCTTCATTTGTAGAGGAGGTAAAAGAGAAGCAGTACACGGATCCTATCCTATTACAGTTTAAGGATAATGTACAACAAGGTATGACAAAGACATTTGAGCTTACAGAAGAGGGAGTACTTCAATGCCAAaacagattgtgtgtacctaacATAGATGGACTAAGAAGGAGAATTATGACAGAAGCACATCATTCAAGATATTCTGTCCATCCGGGATCAACaaaaatgtatcatgacttgaaagaagtatattggtggggtgacatgaagaagagcattgcagaatttgtagctcaatgtccaaattgtcaacaagttaaagtagagcaccagaAGCCTGGAGGTTATATGCAGCGTATAGAACTtccaatttggaagtgggatatgattaatatggattttgtcacTGGTTTGCCTCGCTCATTTCGGAAGTTTGATTCCatatgggtgattgttgatagactcACCAAAGCAGCGCACTTCTTACCGGTCAAGACTACTTATACAGTTGAAGAGTATGCAAAGTTGTATATTAAAGAGTTAGTCCGGCTACATGGAGTGTCAATCTCTATTATATCTGATATAGGAAATCAATTCACCGCgaacttttggaagtcatttcagaagagtTTGGGAACGCAAGTGAATTTAAGCACAACCTTTCAcgctcaaacggatggtcaggcagaacgtacaatccaaacacttgaggatatgttgcgaGCTTGTATATTAgacttcaaaggtagttgggatgatcatttgccgcttattgagtttgcttacaacaacagctACCATTCAAGTATCAGAATGGCACCTTATGAAGCGTTATATGGGAGAAAGTGCAGGTCACCGATCGGATGGTTTGAAGTGGGCGAAACTGCCTTATTTGGGCCAggagttcatcaagctatggaaaaagttaagGTGATACAACAACGATTAGCAACAGCTCAAAGCCGGCATAAATCATATGCAGATAATAGAAGGAGAGGACTGGAATTTTTCATAGGAGATTGGGTATTTTTGAAGGTATCCCCAATGAAAGaggtaatgagatttggtaaaaagAGGAAGTTGAGTCCGCGCTATATAGGGTCATATAAAATTATTCGAAGAGTTGGTCAAGTCGcgtatgagttagagctacctcaAGAGCTCTCAACagttcatccagtatttcatgtcTTAATGCTTCGAAAATGCATAGGCGACTCATCTCGTATCATTTCTACGGAAGATGTACATTTTACAGAAGATCTCACTTACGAAGAAGTACCCATCGCAATTTTGGATCGACAAGTTAATAAACTAAGAAATATAGAAGTAGCTTCTGTAAAAGTACTATGGAGAAACCAACAAGTTGAAGAAGTTACAGGGAGGCGGAAGAAGCAATGAATTCcaaatatcctcatttatttcaATCCGAGGAGAAGGGTCAAAGTGCTAAGTTGAGACAATAACAAGTAAGTATAAGTCTGTGCGTATTATGTGGCTAACAATAGAATTCAACATAGGCTTGATTGAACTTGATTGGAGCTGAATAATTAGGCAAACATTCgtggacgaatgttcctaaggagGGGAGGATGTAACGTCCCATATTTTGCATATACTAGTTCTATGTGAGTAGTGAGGGTTTGAAATAGGTTTGACAATATGCGAAAGAGGTTTGAGGCTAAATAGAGTAAGTAAAGTATAATTTGTCATAGTAATCAACCTACTTGGTTAAGCTTCTGATTCGGATGTCTTACGTAATTAAGTTACTTACGTACATGTGTAGCTTACGTAGAAAGGATGACATAGGTTCTTAATGGTAGATTAACTGTTGACCTACTTAAATAAGTggtaagtaggtgatgcacctacttaggaAATATGTGGACTgcattataaaagaaaagggcAACTAGGTGATGCAGCTACTTAAAGAACTTGTGGCAGAAATTAAGGTAGTGATGTACCTGCTTACTTAAAGTGAGGGACTAGATATTTCTACATATTTCTTAATGTAAAAACGTCCAGAAAGGACCTTAAGAGAATGAAATTCATTTCATATATCTCTCACTTGTTTTACATCAATTTACTCCCAAAAAGAAACCCTAGAATCTCCAAAGTGCTGGCCTGCAAGTTCACCATTAAAAATCTGAGAAAGccctttatttttcaagtacaagttggtgtaacatctcccatcttaagaaattcaagaggagaaacTGATTTCACCGTAAGATAATTTGGCAAAAACAACCTAAACCTTGAAGTTAGCAAGTGAGGTTGCTGTCCAACAAGGTGAGTTACTGAAATTTTCATCCCTCTTTTGTGCTTGAATCGGTTAGGGGATTTGGTATGTGTTAATGAGCTAAGAATTGTTCCTTTTTCATGGTGTGAGATTGGGGAATGTTCTGGTTGATTGTGCATGTTGGGACAGCCATGGAGGGGAGTCCCCTTTAACTCAATTGTTAGCCCATTTGagcattttaaatgtaatgttAGTTGGATGTTCAAGGGACAATGGTCGGAAACCGTGAGTTCATATTGCTACTGCCAGATTCTGATGTTTAGAGACTGATTTGTGTATAGTAACATAAGGAGGCATGTGCAAAAGTCATGAGAACTTGTTAAAGGATAAAACGGTAAAGGGTGCAGTAACGTACCATCTAATTGGGCGTTGCATGAGCTTGCTGCCTGCAACCCCTTTGTATACCGTTTTGCATATGTTATAAAGCCCGAGGAGTTTCAGGGGACCTTATTAGAAGGTCGTATTGTATATGACGTTATTAAAGGAGAAGGAGTTTCAGGGGACCTTATTAGAAGGTCGTATCGCATCATAGAATGCTTGTCGCAGCATAAGATGCCTATTGCATGATAATCTGGATGGCGGAATCCCATACGTACCAATTCGTCTCTTTAAAAGATGCGGGTCTATGAGACTGTATGGTGACGGTATGGTGTAATTACGGGTATGGCCTAGTGGCAGCAGGCGTTAAGGATAGGCGGTGCTAGGGTATTGATGCAAGGATGCAAAAATGACTCCATGTGTTTTTTTATTAACATAATATTCTACATTACAAATATATCCTAACACCCGGGATGGTGCTACCCTTCTTCCCTATACGGAAACTAATCCAATGAAAGAGCAGACAAGCCCAAAGACTGTACTGAGCCATTCGGTGACTTTCGCGGTCGCCCTCACTAAACCAACTTGAATCTGAACTACTATTTGCGCTCACCTCACCGGAACCTAAATTTGTATTTACCTCTGTTACATCACCTGAACCACTAGTAGTAGTACGATACTCATGGTTCTGAAAGATCGAAGCCCTTTCAAAATCGTATTAGTACATATTTTACCTCCTCCCGCATAGGCGCATCGTCGTAGAGGCGGTCAACCCATTTCTTATTTAGACTATCAATCATGTCGTTATCTTTCTTGATCATGGTAAAAAATTTCACCCTTTAATGAGTCGATTAGAAATCAAACCTGGGATATCGAATCCCTGGTATTTTACATTATAGTTTACCAGCGATAGGTAGCACACCCAGTTCGCGGGTCTCTCAACCCGGCGGACCCATTGTTCATACACCTGCTATGAGAGGTAATCGTGCCACCCAGGACTCGAATACATGCAGCAGGTGAACGACATAAACGGGATTTCTCAATGATGCCTTCACCCCGACCGGAGTCCCTTAGATATGATACAAAAGGGCTCTTGGTCTATCCTTGATCAGAGATTTCTCTATGAAAAATATGAATCGAAGTTTGAATAAGGGGAGGGAGAAGGAGCCCTTGATCCGCAGGAGGATTTATTCAATCACATAGTTTGGGCTCCTAGAATATGGTGCCCTTGGGGCTTTCTATTTGATTGTATCGAAAGGCCCAATGAATTGGGATTTTCCTATTGGTCCAGGTCATTTCGGGGCAAGCGGATCCtttatgatgaaaatgatgagcTTCAAGAGACTGATTCGGGGTTCTTGCAGAGTGGAACCATGCAGTACCAGACACGAGATAGATCTTCCAAAGAACAAGGCCTTTTTCGAACAAGCCAATTCATTTTGGCCCCTGCAGATGCACTCTTTTTCCTATTCAAAGATCAGCCCCCTGGCTTTGAGTTTTCACATCGAGAATTATTTGCAGATGTAGAGATATCAAAGGGGCTTCTTACTTCCCAAACGGATCCTCCTACATCTATATATAAATGCTGGTTTATCAAGAATACGCAAGAAAGGCACTTCAAATTGTTGATTAATCATCAGAGATGGCTTAGAACCAATAGTTCATTATCTAATGGATCTTTCAGTTCTAATACTCTATCCGAGAGTTCTCAGTATTTATCAAATATGTTCCTATCTAACGGAACTCTATTAGACTAAGAGGCGATTAGAACTTCTAGACTATGAGAAAAAGTTGCCTACGCTGAAGATGTTGATTCTCCCTCTCCTTCTCTTGCCATATGAATTAACTCTTCTCTTAAGAGAAGCTCCCGTGCCCCAACCTATCTATTCAGTTCCCATGTCTGCATTCTTTGATTTGGAATCCAACTAACAGTGTTCCCGACCCCTTGAGAGACCCGTATTCTCTAGACTGATGGAAGACGCGGTCCTGGCATATTCGATAAAGTATCCTTTTTCAGTTTCCTTTCAATCTCTATACTGACCGTCGCACCCTCACCTGAGAGATTGGCTGAGCATAGATAACTCTTAAAGTGTTCTTTCATCCGCATTTTCCCTTATGGCAGATTCGAAAAGTATCCCATCTTTTAATCTTGAATCTCATAAAAGAGGAATCTCGCCACCCTAAAGCATCGTACCATTATTCGAATTGGAATCGGCCAGGCCTTTAAGGCTTCTATCTACTCTCCTGTTGATATTCTTTGTTTTGTCACTCGGTTCGTTTGACTTTGAACTATGCAAATAAATAGGCGGCGCTTATCATTGCGTTAAACTTCCTTGAAAGGGTACGGAGTGTATCCTCGTACCATACTCGAGCTTTGGATGAATTTTTTTGACCGGTCCTTTCGAGCTTCCAATTTATCTGGATTGCAGCCCAGGAGGGCACTCTGGAGCAACCTTTCGAACTGCTGCTGAATCCATGGGCACGCAAGAGAAAACTAGGCGAACTGAAAGATCTTAGTAGCCAGAGGAAATTATAGCAAAAGAGATTCCCGTAGTAGCAGCGGGCGAAATGCGAGCTGCCTAAACCGTGAAAACGGGATTGTGGCAGAGCAATACAAGCGTCGTGCAGCTAGGCAAAGCAACCCGAATGTTGCACCATAGATGGCGAAAGTCCAGTATCCGAAACCATCACTAGCTTAGGCTCTGACCCGAGTAGCATGGGGCACGTGGAATCCCGTCTGAATCAGCAAGGACCACCTTGCAAGGCTAAATACAACTGGGTGACCGATAGCGAAGTAGTACCGTGTGGGTAAAGAACCCCCGGGAGTGAAATAGAACATGAAAGCGTAAGCTCCCAAGAAGTGGGAGGAGCCAGAGCTCTGACTGCGTGCCTGTTGAAGAACGACCGAGTCATCAATACACAGACGGACCGTCAATGCATTGACGGACCGTCCTGGTAGGTCGTTGTTTGGGACAGAGGCTCAACATTTGGGGGCTAAGCTCCCACAACTAAGTGTGGAGCAACTCCCCCTTTTGACGGGGCATCAATGGCCTGACGTGGCGTCACCCTGGGCGTCAAACAAGACTACCAAACACACTGCCTAGGCAGCCTTTTATGCCAACGTTTGGTTCCTCTCCAAGGACCCTTAGGTGGTCCTTGGGGAATCGTACCCGGACGTTGGGACCCTAAACATGCCTATTAAGATAGTAGGGTCACCATCACTGATTTTAGACTTcatacaacacataaaaactTACAAGACACACTTGAACTCACTAGCAtgcaaatgactagtttccgaacgtcttgaACGTCTCATTGACGTTTGACTTCAAACTCAACTAAACTGACctataaactcattttcaatCATTTATACAAGTGTATCCACTACAAAGACGCGTGTGAAGCTCTAATTATCCTATTTCATTTTGAGgaatgttacaatatcccccacttgggaacattagtcctcgaatgacacttcaACATTATAAAGAAAAGACTCTAGAACTAGCAGCCCACAACTAGCATGTAATATCATTACTACAACACATATtcaggaggaaacatcaactcgaCATAAAAAAGCATTACAACAAGACTTTCATGCAATTCAAGGAAGTAGGAATAACATCTACCACTCAATATGCACAAAACTTTAcaatttctcatttctttggaGGTACTTCCTTCTCTATAGCATATCATGATCATTACAACATTTATAGGCTCACCGTacaatttttctcaaaatcatattcaAGATCAAATCAAGGCATGATAAACTAGGCCTTCTCCCTAGGAGTCACTCCTATTGCATACACAATCTTAAACAACTCATCTATAaagttttgtgggtcctcaTCTACCTTAGAACCAAAGAAGGTAGAAGGGTTCATCTTTGTGAAATCCCTTAACCTTGAGGCCACGGTACTCTCAATATCATTCACCATAGGCCTCACATCTCTATTTGCTTGAGTAGTCATGGCACAAACCTGCCTCTCTAATCTCCTCATATGCTTCATAATacatcataaacatacataacccatttacctttaccttcttgccATGGAactccaccttaagtaacccttaagcCATACCTTTGTGCAATATATGGGCTACGTCCCATACCAtcatcacccacactaaggcaccagcTTAAGGTCACACAAGTGCACTTACCATGCATATctcaaccttcaccaattaatcacataagacttataagcacataagccaacaagtcacTTCCTAAAACTACAAGACTCATCAAATATCATCCCAAGACTaacctaagtaagacatgggGAGGCATCCCATATtacctctccataccacacccaagtgatccttaaggTTACACAAGACAAGTTCCATTCACATCTCAAGCTCTCCCTttaatgtctacttgtgcaatatcTAGATGatatcccattccaccacctatcctaattagtacacccttaagagatcctaattcattcattcattaatgtgggggGAGAGCCTTAACCGAAATAGACCATGGAGTTTGACATGGAATCCCGACAGTAACCCTTACCGGATGAGCGATccccacttgcctaaggtagggtcattcttttagcctttacgtggtagagaccactagctagtcctatgtgggcacatagttaagggacagaaggattgcttctaagtactctcatctcaactcaaccaCCCATCTTATgggttgctactaaatactcacatctctactaacgaaggagtatccacccatcttcatatcctctcggtgctagacATTACTCCCCCACGGAGTTggacattcattcatttaggcaTAAtaattgctactaagtactctcatctcaactcacgaaggagtacccatcctagcccaacattcattcgtttagggataaggattgctactaagtactctaaTCTCAACTCACAAAGGAGTACTCATcccaacccaacattcattcattaaggcttttggattcaaagatgagaaaatctttcatctaggaaccccattcatttaaaggagtactttatgagactatccttacaatagaCCCCACTTCCATTCATTAGCTAATtaactcccattcttttcattctttctttcattctttcattcttttcattctttcttacattctttcattcttttcattcactaggtgtgagagtaggtaaacatagtctatcctaacctcaccttcattataaatcattcaaagaagacaacaaccaagcataacacataaagtATCTACACAAGGTTACCTTTCATACTTTTAGACCATACACAAAATTCACTTTATATCGCATTACCTTCATATAATCAACAAtattcaaaacaacaatcatccaacttCTCCTACAAGTCCATGATCCcaacatgcttataaagtaaacacctccccactttcaaagggattaaacctcacaattctaacatctacAACATAATCTATGCACAACTTCATCATTATTataatctattcacaacttcatcatcatcatataccTTAGGTCACAGTTGCCCATTCAAGGGCAACATCCAAAATATcacaattgaccatcaattcctcataattcaatatagaacaatacataaatcaataggcaataacaatctacacattaatatcacattattagctcatcatcaatagacccactttagacccaaaacttaggatttcaagatatgcaagggttcatggaattttttatctttaaacaatcaatattaacataaataatCATTTGAAATACTTCCACGCAAGAACAcaagcttagaattgaaattggggtttttagtgtgtacgaaaaacattgaaatcactttgagttggctctttgattgaaaggagaatcaaagataaaataccCATACCTTTGTAATTAATTTCCTTAAGAATCTGAAGGAGAATTCAGTAGGAACCCATCCCCAAGCTTGAAGTTTCATCAatgtcttccatggagttctagagagtaTTTATGTgagagggaaggttcaattGGAATAATGAGGTCGAATTCTAGGTTAAAGAGTTTTAACTAACTTAAAATACCAAGAATAGGTAAAATAATCATCTAGGGTCTAATTAAAACGTGGagtgaattggtaaattcaccccacTTTTGGCCGAAACTTGGCAGTGAAACAGTGCACCAAACGACGGCCACCATTGACAGACCGTCAATGCATTGACGGTCGTTGTTTTGGACAGAGGCTCAACATTTGGGGGGCTAAGCTCCCACAACTAAGTGTGGAGCTATGGCCCATTTTAATGGGGCGTCAATGGCCTGACAAGGCCTCACCCTGGGCGTCAAACAAGACTGCCAAACACACTGCCTATGCAGCCTTTTATGCCAACATTTGGGTCCTCTCCAAGAACCtttagggtggtccttggggagtcgttcCCGGACGTTGGGACCCTAAACATTCCTATTAGGATAGTAGGGTCACCATCACTGATTTTAGACTTCATACgacacataaaaacatgcaaAAGACACACTAGAATACACTAGCACGCAAACGACTAGTTTTCGAACGTCTTGAATGTCTCTTTGACGTTTGACTTCAAACTCAACTAAACTGACctataaactcattttcaaacatttatacaagtttatcaACTACTAACACGCATGTGAAGCTCTAATTATCCTATTTCATTTTGAGGGATGTTACCATATCCCctacttgggaacattcgtcttCAAATGACACTTCAACATTATAAAGTAAAGACTCTAGGACTAGCAGCCCACAACAAGCATGTAATATAATTACTACAACACacatcaaggaggaaacatcaactcgaCATGAAAAAGCATTACAACAAGACTTTCATGCAATTCAAGGAAGTAGGAATAACATCTACCATTCAATATGCATAgaactttaccatttctcatttctttggaGGAAGTTTCTTCTCCATAGCATATCATGCTCATTAAAACATTTAGAGGCTCACCATACAATTTCTCTCAAAATCATAATCATGCAACATCAAGATCACACTTGGCATGATCAACTAGGCATCTCATGGAGCAATTTAAACAATTCTTCATAAATGCATATAAATCGTGAAACACATATATTTACTTAAACTagaattcaactaaaatatGCACATCATAAGGAGGATATGGAAACTCAATTCACATAAGACTCCAACATGCAACATGCTACTAAGAACTCTTTGTATTCAAGCTTGAattagaatagaaggaaaagacaaggatatcaacaaccttactactcaactCATTATCCCCCACTTCGGGTAAACCCATCTAACGTTATCatcaaacaaacaacaaagaaaattgactTACCTTCGTTTGTTCCCTTATCCCTGTTAGCTTGAAGCATATAGAAACGGTTCCTCTTAGGAGCATTTGGATCCGGGCCATCATGAGCAACTTGATTGGTCTCTTTCCTTTTTCCCTTAAGTGTagggcaatctctcatcttatgaccCTTACTCCCACATCCAAATCATCCATCCGTACCTGCAAGACACTTGCCCAAATGTTGCTTCCACAAGTAGCACACCTAGGCCTCTCAAAAGTAGAACCACCTCCATTCCCtctttgaggtttagggttagacaccctatcattgttgaccattgaagaatcttggttatAGAACCTCTTCTTAGACCTAGATTGGTTTTGTTCATCCGGCCTAGCCCTCTTCATATCTCTATTCATCCTACTAAGCTTTGTCTGCTCAAGTTGTTGAGCATAAACCAGAAGcctagagatatccat
Proteins encoded in this window:
- the LOC125863740 gene encoding protein Ycf2 A-like encodes the protein MRGNRATQDSNTCSRSFRGKRILYDENDELQETDSGFLQSGTMQYQTRDRSSKEQGLFRTSQFILAPADALFFLFKDQPPGFEFSHRELFADVEISKGLLTSQTDPPTSIYKCWFIKNTQERHFKLLINHQRWLRTNSSLSNGSFSSNTLSESSQYLSNMFLSNGTLLD